From Deinococcus humi, the proteins below share one genomic window:
- a CDS encoding aminotransferase class V-fold PLP-dependent enzyme — MPPLRPDIDPDGLLEYSVVYTDRSLNHMSAAFQEVMHDLSRELKAVYHADALAIIPGSGTSAMEAVVDQLAPGQRCLVVRNGWFSYRWSQIFEMSRVPQAVTVLSAQPQGSGPQEPFAPPPIEDVVETIRREKPALVFAPHVETSSGIILPEDYLRQLAQATHGVGGLLVIDCIASGSVWLDMVDLGIDVLITAPQKGWSSTPCAGVALLSAAAVVRVEATDSVSFTLDLKKWLGIMRAYEGGGFAYHATLPTDGLRQFRDTVLEMKAFGFGRAQDAQWNLGRRVRETLKAAGFASVAAEGYGAPGVVVSYTSVDTLQNGKAFREVGLQIAAGVPLQVGEGPDFKTFRVGLFGLDKLADVDAAVQRFETGLSDVLAGLELETAGR; from the coding sequence ATGCCCCCTCTGCGCCCAGATATCGATCCCGACGGCCTGCTGGAATATTCGGTGGTCTACACGGACCGTTCCCTCAATCACATGTCCGCTGCCTTTCAGGAGGTCATGCATGACCTGTCCCGTGAGCTGAAGGCGGTCTACCACGCCGACGCTTTGGCGATCATTCCGGGTTCGGGCACGTCCGCGATGGAAGCGGTGGTGGATCAGCTCGCGCCGGGCCAGCGCTGTCTGGTGGTCCGCAATGGCTGGTTCAGCTACCGCTGGTCCCAGATTTTCGAGATGAGCCGCGTGCCCCAGGCCGTGACGGTGCTCAGCGCGCAGCCGCAGGGGTCAGGACCCCAGGAACCGTTCGCGCCCCCACCCATCGAGGACGTGGTGGAGACCATCCGCCGCGAGAAACCGGCGCTGGTGTTCGCGCCGCACGTGGAAACCTCGTCGGGCATCATTCTGCCGGAGGATTACCTGCGTCAGCTGGCGCAGGCGACACATGGGGTTGGTGGCCTGCTGGTCATCGACTGTATTGCCTCCGGCAGCGTGTGGCTGGACATGGTGGACTTGGGCATCGATGTGCTGATTACCGCCCCGCAGAAGGGTTGGAGCAGCACGCCCTGCGCCGGAGTCGCGCTCCTCAGTGCGGCCGCTGTGGTGCGGGTGGAGGCCACCGATTCGGTCAGCTTCACGCTTGATCTGAAGAAGTGGTTGGGGATTATGCGCGCCTACGAGGGCGGCGGCTTCGCGTATCACGCCACCCTGCCCACCGACGGCCTGCGTCAGTTCCGTGACACGGTGCTGGAGATGAAGGCTTTCGGTTTCGGGCGGGCGCAGGACGCCCAGTGGAACCTGGGCAGGCGGGTCCGTGAGACCCTGAAGGCAGCGGGTTTTGCCAGTGTGGCTGCCGAGGGCTACGGAGCTCCCGGCGTGGTGGTCAGCTACACCAGCGTGGACACCCTCCAGAATGGCAAGGCGTTCCGGGAGGTGGGGTTGCAGATCGCGGCGGGCGTTCCGCTTCAGGTGGGCGAGGGACCGGATTTCAAAACCTTCCGGGTCGGCCTGTTTGGGCTGGACAAGCTGGCGGACGTGGACGCTGCGGTGCAGCGCTTCGAGACGGGGTTGAGCGACGTGCTGGCCGGGCTGGAACTGGAGACGGCGGGGCGCTAG
- a CDS encoding haloalkane dehalogenase, with protein MIPIPALRTPDAAFANLPGYPFAPQYLDDLAGFEGLRLHYLDEGPRDAAQTFLCLHGQPTWSYLYRKMIPVFTGVGHRAVAPDLYGFGKSDKPSDDEIYSFEFHRDTLLRFIERLDLRNITLVCQDWGGLLGLTLPMALPGRFARLLVMNTALGTGDVPLGRGFLAWRAYAEARPDLDVAALLRRSSPGLSDAEAAAYAAPFPDASFKGGVRAFPRLVPDRPDAPGAELSRQAREWFQTQWQGQSFMAVGQADPVLGPPAMRLLRSQLPGCPPPLELEEVGHFVQEDAGEQVARAALAAFARGDSAAPAEG; from the coding sequence ATGATTCCCATCCCCGCCCTGCGAACCCCTGACGCCGCCTTCGCCAATCTTCCTGGCTACCCCTTCGCCCCACAGTATCTGGATGATCTGGCCGGTTTCGAGGGGTTGCGCCTGCATTACCTAGACGAGGGGCCGCGCGACGCTGCGCAGACCTTCCTGTGCCTGCACGGCCAGCCCACCTGGAGCTATCTGTACCGCAAGATGATTCCAGTGTTCACTGGGGTCGGACACCGCGCCGTGGCCCCAGACCTGTACGGTTTTGGTAAATCGGACAAGCCCAGCGACGACGAGATCTATAGCTTCGAGTTTCACCGGGACACGCTGCTGCGCTTCATCGAGCGGCTGGACCTGAGGAACATCACGCTGGTCTGTCAGGACTGGGGTGGGCTGCTGGGCCTGACCCTGCCGATGGCCCTGCCTGGACGCTTCGCGCGCCTGCTAGTCATGAATACGGCGCTGGGGACGGGCGACGTGCCGCTGGGCCGTGGTTTCCTGGCGTGGCGGGCTTACGCCGAGGCTCGCCCTGATCTGGACGTGGCCGCCCTGCTGAGGCGCTCCTCGCCAGGCCTGAGCGACGCCGAGGCCGCCGCCTACGCCGCGCCGTTTCCTGATGCCAGCTTCAAGGGCGGCGTGCGTGCCTTTCCCCGGCTGGTGCCGGATCGCCCGGATGCCCCGGGAGCCGAGCTGTCGAGGCAGGCGCGCGAATGGTTCCAGACCCAGTGGCAGGGGCAGAGCTTCATGGCGGTAGGTCAGGCCGACCCGGTGCTGGGGCCACCTGCCATGCGCCTGCTGCGTTCACAGCTTCCCGGCTGCCCCCCTCCGCTGGAACTGGAGGAGGTGGGTCACTTCGTGCAGGAGGACGCGGGCGAACAGGTGGCGCGGGCCGCGCTGGCCGCCTTTGCCCGTGGCGACAGTGCTGCCCCTGCGGAGGGTTGA
- a CDS encoding SDR family NAD(P)-dependent oxidoreductase, with amino-acid sequence MQLSDRTVAAVTGAGSGIGRALALNLAARGAALALADVNEDALNETALLARPFGGRVSLHMVDVSREAEVAEYAAAAVAAHGRVNLLINNAGVALGGTFEELSQDDLEWIMGINFWGGVYGCRHFLPHLRVAAPARIVNVSSVFGLIGPPEQTGYAASKFAVRGFSESLRHELRGSGVGLSVVHPGGIRTAIARRARPGSLTTRPRAELERGQADFERRLVTSPHRAAARILQGIEGDEGRILIGTDATVIDVLQRLFPARYMATLDRLI; translated from the coding sequence ATGCAGCTTTCAGATAGGACGGTGGCCGCCGTCACCGGAGCTGGGTCGGGCATCGGGCGGGCGCTGGCGCTGAATCTGGCCGCACGGGGAGCTGCGCTGGCCTTGGCGGACGTGAATGAGGACGCCCTGAACGAGACGGCCCTGCTGGCCCGGCCCTTTGGCGGGCGCGTGAGCCTGCACATGGTGGACGTGTCGCGCGAGGCCGAGGTGGCCGAGTACGCGGCGGCGGCGGTGGCCGCCCACGGGCGCGTGAATCTGCTGATCAACAACGCAGGCGTGGCGCTGGGCGGCACCTTCGAGGAGCTGAGCCAGGATGACCTGGAATGGATCATGGGCATCAACTTCTGGGGTGGGGTGTACGGCTGCCGTCACTTCCTGCCGCATCTGCGCGTCGCCGCGCCCGCCCGGATCGTCAACGTGTCCAGCGTCTTCGGGCTGATCGGACCACCCGAGCAGACCGGCTATGCGGCCAGCAAGTTCGCGGTGCGCGGCTTTTCCGAGTCGCTGCGCCACGAGCTGAGGGGCAGCGGCGTCGGCCTGAGCGTGGTGCATCCTGGCGGCATCCGCACGGCCATCGCCCGCCGCGCCCGCCCCGGTTCGCTGACCACCCGGCCCCGTGCGGAGCTGGAGCGCGGACAGGCCGATTTCGAGCGCCGTCTGGTCACCTCGCCGCACAGGGCCGCCGCCCGCATCCTGCAGGGCATCGAGGGGGACGAGGGACGCATCCTGATCGGCACCGACGCGACGGTGATCGATGTGCTGCAACGCCTGTTTCCCGCACGGTACATGGCGACGCTGGACCGGCTGATCTGA
- a CDS encoding alpha/beta fold hydrolase translates to MTAADPVLHSLPPHFLDVDGVRTRHVTGGDGPPVLLLHGIGRSLEDFGPTIGALSSTHRVYAPDMIGFGYTDKPDVNYSLPGLARFVRHYLDAVAETRPVTLIGNSLGGAVAQMFAVMSPGRARGLVLVNSAGFGRDVALALRLCAVLGLGERLLAANPRGARRVTRSLFASPDFATPERIAHTLDLSRQPGAARAFLSVLRSIGDVRGARAQWQAELAGRLPALNLPTLIVWGDRDEILPVRHLEAARRTHPHASVHLFEQTGHVPQIEREASFTALLRQFLEQNGL, encoded by the coding sequence ATGACGGCTGCTGACCCTGTCCTGCACTCTTTGCCCCCGCATTTCCTGGATGTGGACGGCGTTCGCACCCGCCACGTCACCGGGGGCGACGGCCCGCCCGTCCTCCTGTTGCACGGCATTGGCCGCAGTCTGGAGGATTTCGGGCCGACGATCGGAGCCCTCTCCAGCACCCACCGTGTCTATGCCCCGGATATGATTGGCTTCGGTTACACCGACAAACCGGACGTGAATTACAGCCTGCCGGGGCTGGCACGTTTCGTGCGGCACTACCTGGACGCCGTGGCTGAGACGCGGCCCGTGACCCTGATCGGCAATTCGCTGGGCGGGGCGGTGGCGCAGATGTTCGCCGTGATGTCTCCGGGGCGGGCGCGTGGGCTGGTGCTGGTCAATTCCGCAGGATTTGGGCGGGACGTGGCGCTGGCCCTGCGCCTGTGCGCCGTGCTAGGCCTGGGCGAGCGGCTGCTGGCCGCCAATCCGAGGGGCGCGCGGCGCGTGACCCGCAGCCTGTTCGCCTCTCCTGATTTCGCCACGCCGGAGCGCATCGCGCACACGCTGGACCTCTCGCGGCAGCCCGGCGCGGCGCGGGCCTTCCTGTCGGTGCTGCGCTCGATTGGTGACGTGCGCGGGGCGCGGGCGCAGTGGCAGGCTGAACTGGCCGGACGACTCCCGGCCCTGAACCTGCCCACCCTCATCGTCTGGGGAGACCGCGATGAGATCCTGCCCGTCCGCCACCTGGAAGCGGCCCGCCGCACGCACCCGCATGCCAGCGTCCACCTTTTTGAGCAGACGGGCCACGTCCCACAGATCGAGCGGGAGGCGAGCTTCACTGCTTTGCTGCGCCAGTTTCTGGAGCAGAATGGATTATGA
- a CDS encoding flavin-containing monooxygenase: MTHHQIAILGAGFAGLGTALELRRRGVHNFVIFERGAEVGGTWRDNTYPGCACDVKSDLYSFSGVPNPDWSHRYARQPEILAYLRTTADEQGLRPHIRFNTEMEEARWDEEEGLWRIRTSGGDFTARVLISGHGPLIEPKWPDIPGLEDFQCERFHSARWNHAVDLRGKRVAVIGTGASAIQFIPEIQPLVGRLTVFQRTPPWVMPRMDDETSPRRRELFRRYPALQRLSRQWIFVKAEARHLGFSNPKVGALMERVGHQHLEAQVADPELRSKLTPDYRLGCKRILVSDDYYPAIQQPNVELVTEAITGIHGNEIRTADGQDRVFDVLIGGTGFNATQPPMARRIVGRGGQRLSEAWDTYMEALHGTAVTGFPNLFLLVGPNTALGHNSIVYIIEAQVAYILRALAHMDAAHLLSLEPTPEAQRAYSDALQDKLRKSVWVQGGCTSYYLDANGRNSTLWPERASNFRRTLGRFDPALYRARLSPRPLPPLLA; this comes from the coding sequence ATGACCCATCATCAGATCGCCATCCTGGGTGCGGGCTTCGCGGGGCTGGGTACAGCGCTGGAACTGAGGCGGCGCGGCGTCCACAACTTTGTGATCTTCGAGCGTGGTGCGGAGGTGGGTGGCACCTGGCGTGACAACACCTACCCCGGCTGTGCCTGCGACGTGAAGAGTGACCTGTATTCATTCTCGGGGGTCCCCAATCCCGACTGGAGCCACCGCTACGCCCGCCAGCCTGAGATCCTGGCATACCTCAGAACAACCGCCGACGAGCAGGGACTGAGGCCCCATATCCGCTTCAACACCGAGATGGAGGAGGCCCGCTGGGACGAGGAGGAGGGCCTGTGGCGCATCCGCACCAGCGGCGGCGATTTCACGGCCCGCGTCCTGATTTCCGGGCATGGCCCCCTGATTGAGCCGAAATGGCCCGACATTCCGGGACTGGAGGATTTCCAGTGTGAACGCTTTCACTCGGCACGCTGGAACCACGCTGTGGATCTTAGAGGGAAACGGGTGGCGGTGATCGGCACCGGGGCCTCGGCCATCCAGTTCATTCCCGAGATTCAGCCGCTCGTCGGGCGACTCACGGTATTTCAGCGCACCCCGCCGTGGGTCATGCCGCGCATGGACGATGAAACCTCACCGCGCCGCCGCGAACTGTTCCGGCGTTACCCGGCGCTGCAGCGTCTCTCGCGCCAGTGGATCTTCGTGAAGGCGGAGGCGCGCCATCTGGGCTTTTCCAACCCGAAGGTGGGCGCGTTGATGGAAAGGGTGGGTCATCAGCACCTAGAGGCACAGGTGGCTGACCCGGAACTGCGCAGCAAGCTGACCCCGGACTACCGCCTGGGTTGCAAGCGCATTCTGGTCAGCGACGACTACTACCCGGCGATCCAGCAACCCAACGTGGAACTGGTGACGGAGGCCATCACCGGGATTCACGGCAACGAAATCCGGACGGCAGACGGCCAGGACCGCGTTTTCGACGTGCTGATCGGCGGCACCGGCTTCAATGCCACGCAACCGCCGATGGCCCGGCGGATCGTCGGGCGGGGCGGTCAGCGCCTCTCGGAAGCCTGGGACACGTACATGGAAGCCCTGCACGGCACGGCGGTGACCGGCTTTCCCAACCTCTTTCTGCTGGTGGGGCCGAACACCGCGCTGGGGCATAATTCCATCGTGTACATCATTGAGGCGCAGGTGGCCTACATCTTGCGGGCCCTGGCGCATATGGACGCTGCACACCTGCTGAGCCTGGAGCCGACACCCGAGGCGCAGCGTGCCTACAGTGACGCTCTGCAGGACAAATTGCGCAAGTCGGTGTGGGTGCAGGGCGGCTGCACCAGCTACTATCTGGACGCGAACGGCCGGAACAGCACCCTGTGGCCGGAGCGGGCTTCAAACTTCCGGCGCACGCTGGGGCGCTTTGATCCGGCGCTGTACCGCGCCCGCCTCAGCCCACGTCCGCTGCCGCCCCTGCTGGCCTGA
- a CDS encoding AAA family ATPase has product MPTLFLLIGLPGSGKTTLARQLEAEHSALRLTPDEWMTPLFGAGESGDRRWVLESRLLWGVAARALTLGMSVILDYGCWARDERDFFRVRAAELAVQFELHVMDVPLAELWRRLEARNLNLPPDTFPVTLAELEEWAGWYAVPGPQELAATETPPFVSKVWRWQA; this is encoded by the coding sequence GTGCCCACACTTTTTCTGCTGATCGGCCTGCCGGGCTCCGGCAAGACCACGCTGGCGCGGCAACTGGAGGCAGAGCATTCGGCCCTGCGCCTGACCCCCGACGAGTGGATGACGCCACTGTTCGGCGCAGGAGAATCGGGCGATAGGCGCTGGGTTCTGGAGTCACGGTTGCTGTGGGGCGTGGCGGCGCGTGCTCTAACGCTGGGGATGAGCGTGATTCTCGATTACGGCTGCTGGGCGCGCGATGAGCGCGATTTCTTCCGTGTGCGCGCCGCTGAACTGGCGGTGCAGTTCGAGCTGCATGTGATGGATGTGCCGCTGGCGGAATTGTGGAGACGCCTGGAGGCCCGGAACCTTAACCTGCCGCCCGACACCTTTCCAGTCACGCTGGCCGAACTGGAGGAGTGGGCAGGCTGGTATGCGGTGCCTGGGCCGCAGGAGCTGGCGGCGACGGAGACTCCACCCTTCGTCTCAAAAGTCTGGCGGTGGCAGGCGTGA
- a CDS encoding Nif3-like dinuclear metal center hexameric protein, with product MTATLQELADWLRAEFGEQQPLKRDGPPTVRRLALALEPADLPPEVDADALFVHRSLRVGHSWPGLGVLGVHDGFDLALATGPNYRLAHTLGWRDVRQVVWKSEVRGLIATPPQGNWADLQAALHAELGGEDSSWPPAPSAQPLKLALMNAMNPGLIEHVAAQGVQVYLTGQLRPSASAAAHALGLGVIALGHRRTEEWGLRRLAQELGAAFPDLQLRVYSGGS from the coding sequence GTGACGGCCACACTGCAGGAGCTGGCTGACTGGTTGCGCGCTGAATTCGGCGAGCAGCAGCCGCTCAAACGCGACGGGCCGCCCACGGTACGCAGGCTGGCCCTGGCGCTCGAACCCGCCGATCTGCCGCCCGAAGTGGACGCCGACGCGCTGTTCGTGCACCGCTCCCTGCGGGTGGGACACAGCTGGCCCGGCCTGGGCGTGCTGGGGGTCCACGACGGCTTCGATCTGGCGCTGGCGACCGGGCCTAACTATAGACTGGCCCACACCCTGGGCTGGCGCGACGTGCGGCAGGTGGTCTGGAAGAGTGAAGTCAGGGGCCTTATCGCCACGCCTCCACAGGGAAACTGGGCCGACTTACAGGCTGCCCTTCACGCCGAACTGGGTGGCGAGGACAGTTCCTGGCCACCTGCTCCCAGCGCCCAGCCTTTGAAACTGGCGCTGATGAACGCCATGAATCCCGGCCTGATCGAACACGTCGCTGCTCAGGGCGTGCAGGTCTACCTGACCGGGCAACTGCGCCCCTCAGCCTCGGCAGCCGCTCACGCCCTGGGGCTTGGGGTGATCGCCCTGGGCCACCGCCGCACCGAGGAGTGGGGTTTACGGCGCCTCGCCCAGGAATTGGGGGCGGCGTTTCCGGATCTACAGCTGAGGGTGTACAGCGGCGGCAGCTGA
- the treY gene encoding malto-oligosyltrehalose synthase yields MTATAPQPSAQEPQAAPHIPSSTYRLQLNRDFDFAAARKILPYLARLGVSDVYLSPIWASTPGSPHGYDVTDHSAVNPELGGMAGLRKFSARARELGLSVVVDFVPNHMGIQGGHNPYWEDVLMHGQASRYAHFFDISWQPLKRALEGKVLLPVLGEQYGRVLENGELKLEQSEGRFFLRYWERALPLSPRSIALVLEAAREHLPRARVSPVPDAVPHLQSDAVRAELSSLARSVDNLPRSTSDALTDEDRLDRAQELDVMTRRLQALLNTSAEVRGALEAALAAINADTTRLDAIISEQNYRLAFWKVAAEEINYRRFFDINDLAALRMEDPRVFSWAHATLFELVRGGVIQGVRLDHTDGLYDPAGYFRALQAGAAEALGVDWNPEAGGPLPLYVVAEKILEPGEHLPNAWAVYGTTGYDFLAELNGVFVDATHEDEISAVYRRFTGDRLSYGEHLYRGKQLIQRVSLPGEVNVLTESLERLGEADLRSRDFTLSALRNAVREVIATFPVYRTYLRADGSREPGDNAKIAKAVRDAKIQNRREGGPLDPSVFDYLGSVLTMDVADDKTRDAYANFALSFQQLTGPVTAKGAEDTAFYRYARLLSLNEVGGDPAHFGTRLKDFHRAAQERAQRWPHAMLSGSTHDTKRGEDTRARLSVLSEIPQVWGAFVRRWAPVILEHSQEQELGLAPSPLDAYTYLQTALGAYPLDGRPDDLADRLSAYMLKASREAKLRTSWAAPDEDYEAALDSFVRGLLADQGFAAALRDLHILISPYGAQNGLSATLARLTAPGVPDTYQGSEGWNQSLVDPDNRRPVDYPALQRRLTRLEKGASLPLASKLLADYEDGGIKTLVTWAALQTRDAHPELFQAGSYRPLDAGRHLLAFAREHGGELAVTVAPRLTLTLTRQVVPWALGEVWGTRQLTLPGSGMFENVLTGERFRVRGGRIPLAKVLEEFPLALLVKR; encoded by the coding sequence ATGACCGCCACCGCGCCGCAGCCCAGCGCCCAGGAGCCGCAGGCCGCTCCCCACATTCCTTCGTCGACCTACCGGCTTCAGCTCAACCGGGACTTCGACTTCGCCGCCGCACGAAAGATCCTGCCGTACCTGGCGCGGCTGGGGGTCTCGGACGTGTACCTGTCTCCCATCTGGGCCAGCACGCCGGGCAGCCCGCACGGCTACGACGTGACCGATCATTCCGCAGTCAATCCCGAACTAGGGGGCATGGCGGGCCTGCGCAAGTTCTCCGCGCGGGCACGCGAGCTGGGCCTGAGCGTCGTGGTGGACTTCGTGCCCAACCACATGGGGATCCAAGGCGGCCACAACCCGTATTGGGAAGACGTGCTGATGCACGGGCAGGCCAGCCGCTACGCGCATTTCTTCGACATCTCGTGGCAACCCCTGAAACGAGCCCTGGAGGGCAAGGTGCTGCTGCCGGTGCTGGGCGAGCAGTACGGACGGGTGTTGGAAAACGGCGAACTGAAACTGGAACAATCGGAGGGCCGTTTCTTTCTGCGCTACTGGGAGCGCGCCCTGCCGCTGTCGCCGCGCAGCATCGCCCTGGTCTTGGAGGCGGCGCGCGAACATCTGCCTCGTGCCCGCGTCTCCCCTGTTCCCGACGCGGTCCCCCACCTTCAGTCGGACGCCGTGCGGGCCGAGTTGAGCAGCCTGGCCCGCAGTGTGGATAACCTGCCGCGCAGCACCTCAGACGCGCTGACCGACGAGGACCGGCTGGACCGCGCGCAGGAACTGGACGTCATGACCCGCCGCCTGCAAGCCCTGCTGAACACATCCGCCGAGGTGCGGGGAGCGCTGGAAGCGGCGCTGGCGGCCATCAACGCCGACACAACGCGGCTGGACGCCATCATCAGTGAACAGAATTACCGCCTGGCTTTCTGGAAGGTGGCCGCCGAGGAGATCAATTACCGCCGGTTCTTCGACATCAACGATCTGGCGGCGCTGCGGATGGAAGACCCGCGCGTGTTCTCCTGGGCGCACGCCACCCTGTTCGAGCTGGTGCGCGGGGGCGTCATTCAGGGCGTGAGGCTGGACCACACCGACGGCCTGTACGACCCCGCCGGGTACTTCCGGGCCTTGCAGGCCGGGGCCGCCGAGGCGCTGGGCGTGGACTGGAACCCGGAGGCGGGCGGACCGCTTCCGCTGTACGTGGTGGCCGAGAAGATCCTGGAGCCGGGCGAACATCTGCCGAACGCCTGGGCAGTGTACGGCACCACCGGTTACGACTTCCTGGCCGAACTGAACGGCGTATTCGTGGACGCCACGCACGAGGACGAGATCAGCGCGGTCTACCGCCGTTTCACCGGGGACCGCCTGAGTTACGGCGAGCACCTGTACCGGGGCAAGCAGCTGATCCAGCGCGTCAGCCTGCCCGGTGAAGTGAATGTGCTGACCGAATCGCTAGAGCGGCTGGGCGAGGCGGACCTGCGTTCGCGCGACTTCACCCTCTCGGCGCTGAGAAATGCCGTGCGCGAGGTCATCGCCACCTTCCCGGTTTACCGCACGTACCTGCGCGCCGACGGCTCGCGCGAACCTGGTGACAATGCCAAGATCGCCAAAGCCGTGCGCGACGCCAAGATTCAGAACCGGCGTGAGGGTGGGCCGCTCGATCCCAGCGTGTTCGACTACCTAGGCTCAGTGCTGACGATGGACGTGGCCGACGACAAGACGCGCGACGCCTACGCCAATTTCGCTCTCAGCTTCCAGCAGCTCACCGGCCCAGTGACGGCCAAGGGCGCGGAGGACACTGCTTTTTACCGCTACGCCCGCCTGCTGTCGCTGAATGAGGTGGGCGGCGATCCGGCGCATTTCGGCACGCGCCTCAAGGACTTTCACCGGGCCGCCCAGGAGCGTGCCCAGCGCTGGCCGCACGCGATGCTGTCGGGCAGCACCCACGACACCAAACGCGGTGAGGATACCCGCGCCCGCCTCAGCGTCCTGAGCGAGATCCCGCAGGTCTGGGGAGCGTTCGTGCGCCGCTGGGCCCCCGTGATCCTGGAACACAGCCAGGAGCAGGAGCTGGGCCTGGCCCCCAGTCCCCTGGACGCCTACACCTATCTTCAGACTGCACTGGGCGCGTACCCGCTGGACGGTCGCCCAGACGATCTGGCAGACCGGCTGAGCGCCTACATGCTCAAGGCCAGCCGCGAGGCCAAGTTGCGGACGAGCTGGGCCGCTCCCGACGAAGACTATGAGGCGGCGCTGGACAGCTTCGTGCGTGGCCTGCTGGCCGACCAGGGCTTCGCCGCTGCCCTGCGTGACCTGCACATCCTGATCAGCCCCTACGGCGCGCAGAACGGTCTGAGTGCCACGCTCGCCCGCCTGACCGCCCCCGGCGTCCCCGACACCTACCAGGGTTCGGAGGGTTGGAACCAGAGTCTGGTCGACCCCGACAATCGCCGTCCGGTGGATTACCCGGCGCTGCAACGCCGCCTGACCCGGCTGGAAAAGGGCGCGAGTCTGCCACTCGCCAGCAAATTGCTGGCAGATTACGAGGACGGCGGCATCAAGACGTTGGTGACTTGGGCCGCCCTGCAGACGCGCGACGCCCATCCGGAATTGTTCCAGGCGGGAAGTTACCGCCCGCTGGACGCCGGACGACACCTGCTGGCCTTCGCCCGCGAACATGGGGGCGAACTGGCGGTGACGGTTGCGCCGAGGCTCACGCTGACCCTGACCCGTCAGGTCGTTCCCTGGGCGCTGGGCGAGGTCTGGGGCACACGCCAGCTCACGCTGCCGGGTTCCGGAATGTTCGAGAACGTGCTGACCGGCGAACGCTTCCGGGTGCGCGGCGGCAGGATTCCGCTGGCAAAGGTGCTGGAGGAATTTCCGCTGGCGCTGCTGGTCAAGCGGTAA